The following coding sequences are from one Methanococcoides methylutens window:
- the uppS gene encoding polyprenyl diphosphate synthase, translating to MMRSILNLFYSTYEKSLSKDVKSGHVPEHIAIIMDGNRRFANKLGKKTNYGHTRGADITEQVIEWSYEIGVKELTIYAFSTENFNRSTDETVQLFELIGKKFDHMRESERTHEKKIRVRVIGERTLLPEDLQESAERIEKATKDYDKFNLNVALAYGGRQDIVQAVRKMADKVLKNQLSLEDIDENTIGDHFYPAEGAAVSNVDLIIRTGGNERISNFLPWQANGNECAAYFCAPFWPEFRKIDFLRSIRTYQSRLAEQKMKQKHRTTRFLNKVRKTSKSQY from the coding sequence ATGATGAGATCCATACTGAACCTTTTCTATAGCACATATGAAAAGTCCCTTTCAAAAGACGTTAAGAGTGGACATGTTCCCGAACATATAGCCATAATAATGGACGGAAATCGCAGGTTTGCTAACAAACTTGGGAAAAAGACAAATTACGGGCACACAAGAGGAGCCGATATAACCGAGCAGGTTATAGAATGGTCATACGAGATCGGTGTTAAGGAACTTACTATTTATGCATTTTCTACGGAGAACTTCAATCGTTCCACCGATGAAACTGTTCAACTCTTTGAGCTTATAGGAAAGAAGTTTGACCATATGCGAGAGAGCGAACGGACACATGAAAAAAAGATCAGAGTGCGAGTGATAGGAGAACGCACCCTCCTACCGGAGGATCTTCAGGAATCAGCTGAAAGAATCGAAAAGGCGACAAAGGATTATGACAAATTCAACCTGAACGTTGCACTCGCTTATGGCGGAAGACAGGATATCGTACAGGCTGTCAGGAAAATGGCAGATAAGGTACTGAAGAACCAGTTATCACTGGAAGATATTGACGAGAACACAATTGGCGATCATTTCTATCCTGCAGAAGGAGCAGCTGTATCTAACGTTGACCTTATAATACGCACAGGAGGAAATGAAAGGATCTCAAATTTCCTTCCGTGGCAGGCCAACGGGAACGAATGCGCCGCATACTTCTGTGCACCATTCTGGCCGGAGTTCCGCAAGATCGACTTCTTACGTTCAATTCGCACATACCAGTCACGTCTGGCTGAACAAAAAATGAAGCAAAAACATCGTACAACACGTTTCCTTAATAAGGTTCGTAAAACGAGTAAAAGTCAA
- a CDS encoding DUF2551 domain-containing protein: MFVLETIEDRVKARLIKYLGRDDTGIREDVLKLFLEGGTFTTGDVYKHLNEKKFDVSYRGVSAMVGLMNTRLGILSIDVTGDHNIYLLKEDYKPIVKAVLDNY, encoded by the coding sequence GTGTTTGTGCTGGAGACTATTGAAGACCGGGTTAAAGCAAGGCTTATTAAATATTTAGGCCGCGACGATACAGGTATACGTGAAGATGTTTTGAAACTCTTCCTGGAAGGAGGAACCTTCACTACAGGCGATGTCTACAAACATCTTAATGAGAAAAAATTTGATGTGAGTTACAGAGGCGTTTCAGCAATGGTTGGTCTCATGAACACACGACTTGGCATACTCAGTATAGATGTTACCGGTGACCATAATATATACCTGCTGAAAGAAGACTATAAACCTATAGTTAAAGCGGTTCTTGACAACTATTAA
- a CDS encoding radical SAM protein, with protein MNDNMKEIIHTDKGSFYNYLTEGCKLCQQGAKMVLFITGICGRGCFYCPLSEERKKDVTYANERLVKSDEDVIKEVLQMDALGTGITGGEPLIRSDLVLHYIKLLKEQFGKDHHIHLYTSIAPDRNLLKSLAEAGLDEIRFHPPQQSWKKLKGSEFELAIKNSIELGMEAGMEIPSIEGVNDVRDVVIDTGCFLNLNELEFADTNAIAMKERKFLLKNDMSNAVEGSEAYAIELADNVPKIHFCSSRYKDAGQLRERLLRIARKTARQIDEITEEGTIVYGSIEGAETDRMVKVLHQFELSDDMFEIKEKTIELPWWLIEDMAEELKDEGFVPSIIERYPFENGLVVEVIPL; from the coding sequence ATGAACGACAATATGAAAGAGATCATCCATACGGATAAAGGGTCTTTCTACAATTATCTCACAGAAGGCTGTAAACTATGCCAGCAAGGTGCCAAGATGGTGCTTTTCATCACCGGTATATGCGGCAGAGGCTGTTTCTATTGTCCACTTTCAGAGGAACGAAAGAAGGATGTGACATATGCCAATGAACGTCTGGTGAAAAGTGACGAGGATGTTATCAAGGAAGTGCTCCAGATGGATGCTTTGGGAACAGGCATTACAGGTGGAGAGCCACTTATAAGATCGGACCTTGTCCTGCATTACATCAAACTTCTGAAAGAACAGTTTGGTAAAGACCATCACATACATCTGTACACTTCAATCGCCCCTGACAGAAATCTACTGAAATCCCTCGCCGAAGCAGGACTCGATGAGATCAGGTTCCATCCCCCACAACAATCATGGAAGAAACTCAAAGGGTCTGAATTTGAACTTGCAATAAAAAATTCCATTGAACTTGGCATGGAAGCGGGCATGGAAATTCCCTCCATAGAAGGAGTGAACGATGTAAGGGATGTTGTCATAGATACAGGTTGTTTCCTGAACCTCAATGAACTCGAATTCGCAGATACAAATGCAATTGCTATGAAAGAGAGGAAATTCCTGCTTAAGAACGACATGAGCAACGCCGTGGAAGGATCGGAAGCATATGCGATCGAACTTGCAGACAATGTTCCAAAGATACATTTTTGTTCGTCAAGATACAAGGATGCAGGGCAGCTTCGTGAGCGTCTGCTCAGGATAGCCAGAAAGACAGCACGCCAGATCGATGAGATAACGGAAGAAGGAACCATTGTATATGGATCCATTGAAGGTGCCGAAACGGACAGGATGGTCAAGGTATTACATCAGTTCGAACTATCTGACGACATGTTCGAAATAAAGGAAAAAACTATAGAGTTGCCCTGGTGGCTCATCGAGGATATGGCAGAAGAATTAAAAGATGAAGGATTTGTCCCATCGATCATTGAGAGATACCCTTTTGAGAACGGACTGGTCGTTGAGGTGATCCCACTCTGA
- a CDS encoding 4Fe-4S dicluster domain-containing protein, with protein MSQTEGCIAVIGCNNCGKCDNICPYGALQRRDGKVSIDYSRCTVCMKCIKVCPVKALVYVD; from the coding sequence ATGAGTCAGACAGAAGGCTGTATAGCTGTCATCGGATGCAATAATTGTGGCAAATGTGATAACATTTGTCCCTACGGAGCTTTACAACGCAGGGACGGAAAGGTAAGCATCGATTATAGCAGATGCACGGTTTGCATGAAGTGCATCAAAGTCTGTCCTGTAAAAGCTCTTGTCTATGTGGATTGA
- a CDS encoding type II/IV secretion system ATPase subunit, translating to MKLLSYLHNPIRKRKPESENICQYKVRQTKNQRTIEINCSQCSHNSTLNDPVCLEMIFNIILTEPISNRLILSHLYERDYEGKELATLYELAKLGDTLANYNNVRVTCNCSHREHADCLHHRKELVNNIISCSKSEPTASYKLLKKSDIEMMKIPDHQECPGCIANYHSIIREMQDIASELNIDITCESVCDNDIDPDKDDSIGSIGSNDNDRIEYDYDKQIKPHVRPAFSSSRIYTEPPENTQFMECYDVRNNDGRMLQISIYEMTDRPEKLYMAIPLEYNLKHEDLGLIERVRKKLIRFRPDNMNFADPVNSREYIRRIGKQMLEEDSNVHGITLNPLEMRTYSDILAKYTTGLGILEDVLSDPKITDVYVNAPADINPVHVVVDGDECITNIFLSQDDLDSMVSRFRAISGRPFGEATPILEMELPEFGVRVSVIGDPLSANGLAYAFRKHARTPWTLPKLINTGSISPLTAGLLSFLMDGEASILVAGDVGAGKTSLLSAMMMEIPQKYRILTIEDTREIPIEELQQLGWKIQGMNSRSSILNTSIEVSPDVALRAALRLGNSSLVIGEVRGPEVKVLYEAMQVGTAGNSVLGTIHGASTRAVYERIVHTLGVPPASFKSTDAVVVCTNTRVGGGMSKKRRLTQISEVTTAWDEDADPEEIFTEIMRYSAADDSLIPTDILDRGQSQLIEKIARKWGISIDEASLNIRIRARIKQKIAHAGSLDSRLVEADMVSKANNIFWLYMDMEKNSPHGPDYERVYDKWNSWFDNFTSTRIQEE from the coding sequence GTGAAACTCCTAAGTTATTTGCACAATCCGATCCGAAAAAGGAAACCCGAATCTGAAAATATCTGTCAGTACAAGGTCCGCCAGACGAAGAACCAGAGGACCATAGAGATAAATTGTTCTCAATGCAGTCACAATTCCACCCTTAATGATCCAGTCTGCCTTGAGATGATATTCAACATCATACTTACAGAACCCATATCCAACAGGCTTATTCTTTCTCATCTTTACGAGCGAGATTATGAAGGAAAGGAACTTGCTACCCTTTATGAACTTGCAAAGCTGGGAGATACTCTTGCAAATTATAATAATGTTCGAGTCACATGCAATTGTTCACACAGAGAACATGCCGACTGCCTGCACCATAGAAAAGAACTGGTAAATAATATCATCAGTTGCTCAAAGAGTGAACCTACGGCATCATACAAACTCCTAAAAAAGAGCGACATTGAAATGATGAAGATTCCTGACCACCAGGAATGCCCCGGATGTATTGCAAACTACCACTCAATTATCAGGGAAATGCAGGACATAGCTTCTGAACTTAACATCGACATTACCTGTGAAAGTGTCTGCGACAATGACATCGATCCTGACAAAGATGATAGCATTGGTAGCATTGGTAGCAATGATAATGATCGAATTGAGTATGATTACGATAAACAGATCAAGCCTCACGTAAGACCCGCCTTTTCATCATCCCGTATATATACGGAACCACCCGAGAATACCCAATTCATGGAATGCTATGACGTCAGGAACAATGATGGAAGGATGCTTCAGATCTCCATATATGAGATGACGGACCGACCTGAAAAGCTGTACATGGCAATTCCCCTTGAATACAACCTGAAGCATGAAGACCTCGGCCTTATCGAAAGGGTCAGGAAAAAGCTGATAAGGTTCCGCCCTGACAACATGAACTTCGCAGATCCTGTGAACTCAAGAGAATATATTCGCAGGATCGGGAAACAGATGCTTGAAGAGGATTCAAATGTTCATGGGATAACGCTTAACCCACTTGAAATGAGGACATATTCTGACATTCTTGCAAAATACACCACCGGACTGGGAATACTGGAAGATGTGCTTTCAGACCCGAAGATCACTGATGTCTATGTGAACGCACCTGCAGACATCAACCCGGTCCATGTGGTAGTGGATGGAGATGAATGTATCACCAACATTTTTCTTTCACAGGACGACCTGGACTCCATGGTCTCAAGATTCCGGGCTATTAGCGGCAGACCTTTCGGAGAAGCAACACCCATACTGGAGATGGAACTTCCGGAATTTGGAGTGCGTGTATCCGTTATCGGTGATCCCCTAAGTGCCAATGGACTTGCTTATGCATTCAGGAAACATGCAAGAACGCCATGGACATTGCCAAAGCTCATCAATACCGGATCGATCTCACCGCTTACAGCCGGCCTCCTGAGCTTCCTCATGGATGGGGAAGCATCGATACTTGTAGCAGGAGATGTAGGAGCAGGCAAGACCTCACTACTATCTGCAATGATGATGGAGATCCCTCAGAAATACCGTATCCTGACAATAGAGGACACAAGAGAGATCCCCATTGAGGAACTGCAGCAGCTGGGATGGAAGATACAGGGTATGAACTCACGCTCATCGATACTGAACACCAGTATAGAAGTAAGCCCTGATGTTGCATTACGAGCAGCCCTGCGTCTTGGAAATTCCTCGCTTGTTATTGGAGAGGTCAGGGGACCTGAGGTCAAAGTGCTTTATGAAGCAATGCAGGTAGGTACAGCAGGCAATTCTGTCCTGGGAACCATACACGGAGCATCCACAAGAGCGGTTTATGAGCGTATAGTGCACACCCTTGGAGTACCACCTGCATCTTTCAAGTCAACTGATGCAGTGGTGGTCTGTACCAACACACGGGTCGGAGGAGGCATGAGCAAGAAACGCAGGCTCACACAGATCTCAGAGGTTACCACTGCCTGGGATGAGGATGCTGACCCGGAGGAGATATTTACAGAGATCATGCGATACAGTGCTGCTGATGACTCATTGATCCCCACAGACATACTGGACAGGGGACAATCCCAGCTTATTGAGAAGATCGCACGCAAATGGGGAATCTCTATTGATGAGGCATCGCTCAACATACGCATAAGAGCAAGGATAAAACAGAAAATTGCCCATGCGGGTTCACTGGATTCCAGACTTGTGGAAGCAGATATGGTGAGCAAAGCAAACAATATATTCTGGCTGTACATGGATATGGAAAAGAACAGCCCCCATGGACCGGACTATGAAAGAGTCTATGATAAATGGAACAGTTGGTTTGATAATTTCACCTCCACCAGAATCCAAGAGGAGTGA
- a CDS encoding nucleotide sugar dehydrogenase, with protein sequence MTNKLGSILENRGPIKKIGVLGMGYVGIPAAALFANSDKFDHILGFQRDSKSSGYKIEMLNNGESPLKGEEPGLEELLKNVVDEGKFECTPDFSRISELDAVTLAIQTPFSDPASLQPDFSALTDGIRNVGKYLKEGMLVVLESTITPGTTDTLARQILEEESGLTAGEDFALAHAPERVMVGRLLKNIQEHDRIVGGIDEASTKRAVELYSPVLTKGKIIPMTARAAEVTKTAENTFRDLQIAAINQLALYCEAMGINVYDVRAGIDSLKGEGITRAILYPGAGVGGHCLTKDTYHLERGVTTSEGTLDYPEDMDSIFVLARKVNDFMPKHMHHLTSEALERIDKKVKGSKVAILGWAFLNDSDDARNPPSEPYRDLLLEDGAEVLVHDPHVLSYPNVEIIKDLNKVVKDADVIAIMTGHSGYFELGPEQLKQLTGKENTVIVDGRNVVDPDTYINNGFVYKGIGRGDKNDHPIV encoded by the coding sequence ATGACAAATAAATTAGGTTCAATCCTTGAAAACAGAGGTCCTATCAAAAAGATAGGAGTGCTTGGAATGGGATACGTGGGAATTCCTGCAGCTGCTCTTTTTGCCAACTCCGATAAATTTGACCATATTCTGGGATTCCAGAGGGACTCCAAAAGTTCCGGTTACAAGATCGAGATGCTCAACAATGGAGAGAGTCCTTTAAAAGGAGAGGAACCCGGCCTTGAAGAGCTGCTAAAGAACGTAGTTGACGAGGGCAAGTTCGAATGCACACCGGACTTTTCAAGAATATCCGAACTCGATGCAGTTACACTTGCAATACAAACACCTTTCTCAGACCCTGCAAGCCTCCAGCCAGATTTTAGTGCACTTACTGACGGCATAAGAAATGTAGGAAAATACCTGAAAGAAGGTATGCTCGTAGTACTGGAATCTACCATCACCCCCGGAACTACAGATACACTTGCCAGGCAGATCCTTGAAGAGGAATCCGGACTTACAGCCGGCGAGGACTTTGCACTTGCACATGCACCGGAAAGAGTCATGGTAGGCCGCCTGCTGAAGAACATACAGGAACATGACCGCATTGTAGGTGGCATCGATGAAGCCAGTACAAAGCGCGCCGTGGAACTTTACAGCCCGGTACTCACAAAAGGCAAGATCATACCAATGACAGCAAGAGCTGCAGAGGTCACCAAAACCGCGGAAAACACATTCAGGGACCTGCAGATAGCAGCCATTAACCAACTGGCATTGTACTGTGAAGCCATGGGGATAAATGTTTACGATGTGAGAGCAGGGATCGATAGCCTCAAAGGTGAAGGGATCACACGTGCAATACTTTACCCCGGCGCAGGAGTGGGAGGGCATTGCCTGACCAAGGATACATACCACCTCGAAAGAGGAGTTACAACCAGCGAAGGAACACTGGATTACCCGGAGGATATGGATTCCATTTTTGTACTTGCAAGAAAGGTAAATGACTTCATGCCAAAACACATGCATCACCTTACTAGCGAAGCCTTAGAACGAATCGATAAGAAAGTGAAAGGTTCAAAGGTAGCTATTCTTGGATGGGCATTTCTCAATGATTCCGACGATGCACGTAACCCGCCTTCAGAGCCTTACAGGGACCTTCTGTTAGAGGATGGAGCAGAGGTTTTAGTACACGACCCGCATGTTCTGAGTTACCCGAACGTTGAGATCATAAAGGACCTTAATAAAGTTGTAAAAGATGCAGATGTTATTGCAATAATGACAGGGCATTCAGGTTACTTTGAACTTGGACCAGAACAACTAAAGCAGTTGACCGGAAAGGAAAATACAGTAATTGTCGATGGAAGAAATGTTGTGGATCCGGACACGTACATCAATAATGGTTTTGTGTACAAGGGAATTGGAAGGGGAGACAAGAACGACCATCCGATCGTTTGA
- a CDS encoding phosphatase PAP2 family protein, producing the protein MKSQLVIVNFLDKGAYTNYAKYMILIEGDAVAYFQIFASPMLTYASAAIYLIGFSFLLIFTFLLLMHTQKLEVLQEYTIAFVTIYLVALPFYIYVPVPVTGFTLPNVAPLLYDLSPIILQGVTIVDPFLDNCFPSLHAALSVMAMLMIFRTDLTRFKIFSLATTVAIQFTILYLGIHWITDMIGGIVLALISYIIATRYRVPILRVTETISSTFEKRTKLVDAVNSVLSSKGLIK; encoded by the coding sequence GTGAAATCACAGCTTGTAATTGTAAATTTTCTGGATAAAGGAGCATACACCAACTATGCGAAATATATGATACTCATCGAAGGTGATGCAGTCGCTTATTTCCAGATTTTTGCAAGTCCTATGCTGACATATGCCAGTGCAGCCATATATTTGATCGGATTTTCTTTCCTGTTGATCTTCACATTCCTGTTGCTAATGCACACACAGAAACTTGAAGTATTGCAGGAATATACCATAGCTTTCGTCACGATCTATCTGGTAGCTCTGCCATTTTACATTTATGTACCTGTGCCTGTAACAGGTTTTACATTGCCAAACGTTGCCCCCCTGCTGTATGACCTGAGTCCCATAATCCTGCAAGGCGTTACAATTGTAGACCCATTCCTTGACAATTGCTTCCCCAGCCTTCATGCAGCATTATCCGTCATGGCCATGTTGATGATATTCAGAACCGATCTTACGAGGTTTAAGATATTTTCACTGGCAACCACAGTTGCTATTCAATTTACGATACTCTATCTCGGAATACACTGGATAACTGATATGATCGGAGGCATTGTCCTGGCCCTAATAAGTTACATTATCGCAACAAGATACAGAGTACCGATCCTTAGAGTGACAGAAACGATCAGTTCAACCTTTGAGAAAAGAACAAAGCTGGTTGATGCTGTTAATTCTGTCCTTTCATCTAAAGGCCTCATCAAGTGA
- a CDS encoding DUF5371 family protein, whose translation MKIVHAQTVLAEEQLQELKKKCNSSSTKEALTIAVEHYLECEYTDMNEDMWAKKMEKIVQKKKEQKK comes from the coding sequence ATGAAGATAGTACACGCACAAACGGTCCTTGCAGAAGAGCAACTACAGGAATTAAAGAAAAAATGCAACAGCTCATCTACAAAAGAAGCACTAACCATCGCTGTTGAACACTATCTTGAATGCGAGTACACTGATATGAACGAAGATATGTGGGCTAAAAAGATGGAAAAAATAGTTCAGAAAAAAAAAGAACAAAAGAAATGA
- a CDS encoding N-acetyltransferase has protein sequence MIRKAELKDVDAIKKIINYYASQDQMLPRSVSELYEAIRNFYVYKVEGEVVGCCGLQVLWVDLAEVLSFAILPEYRGKRIGTQLLDACLNDARELGVTKVFTLTYAPVFFEKNGFSRVDKSSLPHKIWSGCIKCHKFPDCDEIALSMDIS, from the coding sequence TTGATTAGGAAAGCTGAACTAAAAGACGTTGATGCTATCAAAAAGATCATCAATTATTATGCAAGTCAGGACCAGATGCTACCTCGATCGGTCAGTGAACTCTATGAGGCGATCCGCAATTTCTATGTTTATAAAGTAGAAGGGGAAGTCGTTGGTTGCTGTGGACTGCAGGTGCTATGGGTGGACCTTGCCGAGGTCCTGTCCTTTGCGATACTTCCGGAATATCGGGGAAAAAGGATCGGTACTCAACTTCTGGATGCATGTCTTAATGATGCCCGGGAACTTGGTGTTACAAAAGTATTCACATTGACCTATGCACCTGTTTTTTTTGAGAAGAACGGGTTCAGCCGTGTGGACAAATCTTCCCTTCCTCATAAGATCTGGAGCGGCTGCATCAAATGCCATAAGTTCCCGGATTGTGATGAGATAGCGCTTTCCATGGATATTTCCTGA
- a CDS encoding nucleotidyltransferase domain-containing protein — MIKTRIRDFIITKDDWIFAVADYFHPDGVRCVLRYVPDESGDRQLNGMKYRKYDFDVAFDFMRENKPEWVQDVHIVPEDQVKKVLYPPDPVPELINQDERVKAVADVLLSAGIPLEKMGVTGSFLPGLQNKQSDVDFVVYGNDWFRARDAISAAKKQGGFIEDIDEEMWHRIYNKRIPEISYEEFILHEKRKGNRGMVGGTYFDLLFVRDWDQIIEPLSRGTDVGTMRIEATVTDDELAFDNPSVYKVDHDEIDHVLSYTHTYAGQALEGEAIDAQGVVEQVGDIKRLVVGTSREPKGEWIRSLTLLEKNS, encoded by the coding sequence ATGATAAAGACACGTATCAGAGATTTCATTATTACGAAAGATGACTGGATATTTGCAGTGGCTGACTACTTTCATCCTGATGGGGTGAGGTGTGTACTAAGGTACGTTCCGGATGAATCCGGTGACCGTCAGCTGAATGGAATGAAGTATCGTAAATATGATTTCGATGTTGCTTTTGACTTTATGCGTGAGAACAAACCTGAATGGGTTCAGGATGTGCATATAGTTCCCGAAGATCAGGTCAAAAAAGTTCTTTATCCTCCTGATCCTGTCCCTGAACTCATAAATCAGGATGAGAGGGTGAAGGCTGTTGCAGATGTGCTACTCAGTGCTGGTATTCCTCTTGAAAAAATGGGCGTTACCGGATCGTTCCTTCCTGGGTTGCAAAATAAACAGTCTGATGTTGATTTTGTTGTCTATGGCAATGATTGGTTTAGGGCAAGGGATGCAATTTCAGCTGCGAAGAAGCAGGGTGGCTTTATCGAGGACATCGATGAGGAAATGTGGCATCGAATATACAACAAGCGCATCCCTGAGATCTCTTATGAGGAATTCATTCTTCATGAAAAACGCAAGGGTAACAGGGGAATGGTCGGAGGTACCTATTTCGATCTGCTGTTCGTGCGCGACTGGGATCAGATCATTGAGCCACTTTCACGAGGTACAGACGTTGGTACTATGAGGATCGAAGCAACAGTTACTGACGATGAACTTGCTTTTGATAATCCTTCTGTTTACAAGGTTGACCATGATGAGATCGATCATGTGTTGTCATATACTCATACCTATGCAGGGCAGGCTCTGGAGGGAGAGGCTATTGATGCACAGGGTGTCGTCGAACAGGTTGGTGACATTAAGAGACTTGTAGTGGGCACTTCCAGAGAGCCAAAGGGTGAGTGGATAAGGTCCCTTACGTTACTTGAAAAGAACAGTTAA
- a CDS encoding DUF2098 domain-containing protein, with protein sequence MDEEASVADVVVDVNGAPITIGSNVRYINTDTIGEITEIKTDDEGTWALLDTTELYYRVDTLQITDKKASAGKEYAISEEEMKERIKRQAEDAQSTTLEEVFQATGGG encoded by the coding sequence TTGGATGAAGAGGCTTCAGTTGCCGATGTAGTTGTTGACGTAAACGGTGCCCCAATAACTATTGGCAGCAATGTCAGGTATATCAATACAGATACCATTGGGGAAATTACCGAAATCAAAACAGATGATGAAGGCACATGGGCACTTCTCGATACAACCGAACTTTATTACAGGGTGGACACTCTACAGATCACAGATAAAAAAGCAAGTGCAGGCAAAGAATACGCAATTTCAGAAGAAGAGATGAAAGAACGTATCAAAAGGCAAGCCGAAGATGCACAATCAACCACATTGGAAGAAGTATTCCAGGCAACAGGAGGAGGTTAA
- the mptA gene encoding GTP cyclohydrolase MptA: MELPVAQFPDVQANKPQIPINLTRVGVTEVKKLVEIKRKDKRPIVLISTFEIFVDLPSDRKGANLSRNFEAIDEVLEKAINMPVYEIEELCSDVARNLLGRHEYATRSEVRMKSEYVVKRESPSTKMQCQEVVDIFAEAIATRPNEEDIDVKKLIGAEVVGMTACPCAQEIMRDNAKAALRELGVDLETVINFLNKVPMATHNQRGRGIISLEVSGDVVISLDTIIEIIENSMSSSIVELLKRSDEALVVERAHKNPKFVEDCVRTMAKKIVSEFTHVPDEAIVTIKQINEESIHRHNAFAERVALLGKLRDEIENN, translated from the coding sequence ATGGAGCTTCCAGTTGCGCAATTCCCTGACGTACAAGCAAATAAACCACAAATACCTATAAACCTTACACGCGTAGGTGTGACCGAAGTAAAAAAACTTGTTGAGATCAAACGAAAAGACAAGCGTCCGATCGTACTTATTTCAACTTTTGAAATCTTCGTGGACCTACCTTCAGATCGTAAAGGTGCAAATCTCTCTCGTAATTTTGAGGCAATCGATGAGGTTCTTGAAAAGGCCATCAATATGCCTGTTTATGAGATAGAGGAACTCTGCAGCGATGTTGCAAGGAACCTTCTGGGCAGGCATGAGTATGCCACCCGCTCCGAAGTACGCATGAAAAGTGAATACGTGGTCAAAAGAGAATCACCATCCACTAAAATGCAGTGCCAGGAAGTTGTAGATATATTTGCAGAGGCTATTGCCACAAGACCAAACGAAGAAGACATTGATGTCAAAAAGCTCATCGGTGCAGAAGTTGTCGGCATGACCGCCTGCCCTTGCGCTCAGGAAATAATGAGAGACAATGCAAAGGCAGCACTGCGTGAACTTGGTGTTGACCTTGAGACCGTTATTAATTTCCTTAACAAGGTACCAATGGCAACTCACAACCAGAGAGGACGTGGTATAATCTCACTTGAGGTCAGCGGTGACGTAGTGATCTCACTGGATACTATTATTGAGATCATTGAAAATTCAATGAGCTCCAGTATTGTCGAGCTTCTCAAACGTTCAGACGAGGCACTAGTTGTGGAAAGAGCTCACAAGAACCCTAAGTTCGTTGAAGATTGTGTCAGGACAATGGCAAAGAAAATTGTCAGCGAGTTCACACATGTCCCTGACGAGGCTATTGTTACGATCAAACAGATCAACGAAGAGAGCATACACAGGCATAATGCATTTGCAGAAAGGGTTGCACTTCTCGGAAAACTAAGAGACGAGATAGAGAACAATTAA
- a CDS encoding non-histone chromosomal MC1 family protein: MSETRNFVLRDSKGKEHGVFTGKQPRQAALKVANRGKGTKSKPEKIMLRERGTKKIHVFLGWKQMVAAPKNKPDWMPDKINKPFVKKQKPGIIKLDKI, from the coding sequence ATGTCTGAAACAAGAAACTTTGTGTTACGAGACAGTAAAGGTAAAGAACATGGCGTATTCACCGGTAAACAGCCACGTCAGGCAGCTCTTAAAGTTGCTAACCGGGGCAAGGGTACCAAATCCAAGCCAGAAAAGATCATGCTTCGTGAGCGTGGCACTAAGAAAATACATGTGTTCCTTGGATGGAAGCAAATGGTCGCTGCACCAAAGAACAAACCTGACTGGATGCCTGACAAGATCAATAAGCCATTCGTCAAGAAACAGAAGCCAGGCATTATCAAACTGGACAAGATCTGA